The following are encoded in a window of Desulfuromonadales bacterium genomic DNA:
- the kdsA gene encoding 3-deoxy-8-phosphooctulonate synthase produces MVREVAVGNVVFGGGRPLVLIAGPCAIEEEALTLRIAGFLKKLTGELGIGLVFKASYDKANRTSVTSFRGPGMAEGLRILARVKAEFDLPVISDIHDLSQVEAAAEVLDILQIPAFLSRQTDLLVAAGNTGRVVNVKKGQFLAPWDMRNAVTKIESTGNRQILLTERGASFGYNNLVVDMRSLVVMRETGCPVIFDATHSVQLPGGAGTASAGQRQYVGALSRAATATGIDGLFWEVHEDPEKALCDGPNSLPLQGLRGMLEEILAIDAIVKGSKQS; encoded by the coding sequence ATGGTGCGCGAAGTAGCCGTCGGCAACGTCGTCTTCGGCGGCGGCCGGCCCCTGGTGCTGATCGCCGGTCCCTGTGCCATCGAGGAGGAAGCCCTCACCCTGCGCATCGCCGGCTTTCTCAAGAAGCTCACCGGCGAGCTCGGTATCGGCCTGGTGTTCAAGGCCTCCTACGACAAGGCCAACCGCACCTCCGTCACCTCTTTTCGCGGCCCGGGAATGGCCGAGGGGCTGCGCATCCTGGCCAGGGTCAAGGCCGAATTCGACCTGCCGGTCATTTCGGATATCCACGACCTCTCCCAGGTCGAAGCGGCCGCCGAGGTTCTCGATATCCTGCAGATTCCGGCCTTTCTCTCGCGGCAGACCGACCTGCTGGTCGCCGCCGGCAACACCGGCCGGGTGGTCAACGTCAAAAAGGGACAGTTCCTCGCCCCCTGGGACATGCGCAATGCGGTGACCAAGATCGAATCGACCGGCAACCGCCAGATCCTGCTCACCGAGCGCGGCGCTTCCTTCGGCTACAACAACCTGGTGGTCGACATGCGCTCCCTGGTGGTGATGCGCGAAACCGGCTGTCCGGTGATTTTCGACGCGACCCACTCGGTGCAGCTGCCGGGCGGCGCCGGCACGGCTTCGGCCGGCCAGCGCCAGTACGTCGGCGCCCTCTCCCGGGCGGCGACCGCCACCGGCATCGACGGCCTTTTCTGGGAGGTCCACGAGGACCCCGAAAAAGCGTTGTGCGACGGCCCCAACTCCCTGCCGTTGCAAGGGCTGCGTGGCATGCTCGAGGAAATCCTGGCGATCGACGCCATTGTCAAGGGAAGCAAACAGAGTTGA